The Choristoneura fumiferana chromosome 11, NRCan_CFum_1, whole genome shotgun sequence genome includes a region encoding these proteins:
- the LOC141432905 gene encoding uncharacterized protein, with translation MNNKKCAVHTCCNSILRPEYGFSVSYFLLPKNKDRAKLWLDAIGKKSVKSTWLFVCERHFEKHLFYNGGKRLVRAAVPTLNLPQPGDPPYSAAPPRPAPLHSVTQKRTHGGAEPGNGSPPDGPDDPIKRERLTEDEASTATTGWLADLTKLLELSKAHLEPELASYIESKVLLQAQARGEEFDENLSLFGLKLYQSFPNTYKLMVKPLGLPSMVHIRRLFQPLRGDVNPMWTQLLSARFSGAAPAARACVLCVARAPLRHALTYNARLDRVLGLAAGRLPRPARYAAVLLARGLHRPWRQPLACRLLPVRPNPVEVRLWIDHVVSQLFDMGLKVHALVTDFDDGFVPTGPTVTAEKPYFMADGEKVYCFYDHTQMTISLRDHLMKYNIKFEDQTASWEVIEELHEYNKNTEHPLPTGLTDDHLNPPEEADTGRRARLAAEVLARPAADAISAAAGLGLLGHAAARGTARLARTVADLADIMRKELGGGVDAYVGDVKSLRGIIRHLNRMSLASKETGEVLPDPGLLAALRAGACGALALAERARVDGSMWPMAALNNDPLHELFDRLRARCGRESPTGQQMLTAFERSFAFNAMKSFASREDGRFEEFLNKASAMRDVWPGRPAAVRPALPPAQWAALVRAMRGRRRGRLLVRQLLARCLALHPGCAPAAAFCRSESLPRDLLLYTRLMTRKFHTHFADLICVKAGLVESLLKLMKGQCFEAPCACFPMRQLKIMFCRYNIHTLLEFNNARFATGPDAEFSLLREIVDFSDDDDDDEDDDDEK, from the exons ATGAACAATAAGAAGTGCGCTGTACACACCTGCTGCAACAGCATACTTAGACCCGAATATGGATTCAGCGTGTCCTATTTCCTATTGCCAAAGAACAAGGATAG GGCCAAATTGTGGCTCGATGCGATAGGAAAGAAATCAGTCAAGTCCACCTGGCTGTTTGTTTGCGAGAGGCACTTCGAGAAGCACTTATTCTACAATGGCGGGAAGCGGCTGGTGAGAGCGGCCGTGCCCACGCTGAACCTGCCGCAGCCGGGCGACCCGCCCTACTCGGCTGCCCCGCCGAGACCTGCTCCCCTCCACTCCGTCACGCAAAAACGCACTCACGGAGGAGCAGAACCCGGCAACGGCTCTCCCCCCGACGGGCCAGACGATCCTATCAAACGCGAGCGACTAACGGAGGACGAGGCTTCGACTGCGACTACGGGGTGGCTGGCGGACCTGACTAAACTCCTAGAGTTGAGTAAGGCGCATCTCGAGCCGGAACTCGCGAGTTATATCGAATCTAAAGTACTCCTCCAGGCCCAAGCTCGGGGTGAAGAATTCGACGAGAACCTGTCGCTTTTCGGTCTGAAACTGTATCAATCCTTCCCTAACACGTACAAGCTGATGGTGAAGCCCCTCGGTCTGCCGTCGATGGTTCATATCAGGAGGCTGTTCCAGCCGCTGCGGGGGGACGTGAACCCGATGTGGACGCAGTTGCTTAGCGCGCGCTTCTCAGGCGCGGCGCCGGCTGCGCGCGCGTGCGTCCTGTGcgtggcgcgcgcgccgctgcgGCACGCCCTCACCTACAACGCGCGTCTCGACCGCGTGCTGGGGCTGGCGGCCGGCCGTCTCCCGCGCCCCGCGAGATACGCCGCCGTGCTGCTGGCGCGTGGCCTGCACCGGCCCTGGCGCCAGCCGCTCGCCTGCCGCCTGCTGCCGGTCCGGCCGAATCCCGTGGAGGTGCGCCTCTGGATCGATCACGTCGTCTCCCAACTGTTCGACATGGGCCTCAAAGTTCACGCGCTCGTCACCGACTTCGATGACGGCTTCGTTCCGACCGGACCGACCGTGACGGCCGAGAAGCCATATTTCATGGCGGACGGCGAGAAGGTCTACTGCTTTTATGACCACACGCAGATGACGATCAGCCTGCGGGACCATCTCATGAAGTACAATATCAAATTCGAAGATCAGACGGCGTCGTGGGAGGTCATCGAGGAGCTGCACGAGTACAACAAAAACACCGAGCATCCGCTGCCGACCGGGCTGACGGACGACCACCTGAACCCGCCGGAAGAGGCGGACACGGGGCGGCGCGCCCGCCTGGCCGCGGAGGTGCTCGCGCGTCCCGCGGCGGATGCGATCAGCGCCGCCGCCGGGCTGGGCCTGCTGGGCCACGCCGCCGCGCGAGGGACCGCGCGCCTCGCGAGGACCGTCGCCGACCTGGCCGACATCATGCGCAAGGAGCTGGGCGGAGGGGTCGACGCGTACGTCGGCGACGTCAAGTCGCTGAGGGGTATCATCCGGCATCTCAACAGGATGTCTCTGGCGAGCAAGGAGACCGGGGAGGTGCTGCCGGACCCGGGGCTGCTGGCGGCGCTGCGGGCGGGCGCGTGCGGCGCGCTGGCGCTGGCGGAGCGCGCGCGCGTGGACGGCTCCATGTGGCCCATGGCCGCGCTCAACAACGACCCGCTGCACGAGTTGTTCGACCGCCTGCGCGCGCGTTGCGGACGCGAATCCCCGACGGGCCAGCAGATGTTGACCGCGTTCGAGCGCAGTTTCGCATTCAACGCCATGAAGTCTTTCGCGTCGCGGGAAGACGGCCGGTTCGAGGAGTTCCTGAACAAGGCGAGTGCGATGCGGGACGTGTGGCCGGGTCGGCCGGCGGCGGTGCGGCCGGCGCTGCCTCCGGCGCAGTGGGCGGCGCTGGTGCGGGCcatgcgcgggcgccggcgcgggCGGCTGCTAGTGCGGCAGCTGCTGGCGCGGTGCCTGGCGCTGCACCCCGGCTGCGCGCCGGCCGCCGCCTTCTGCCGCAGCGAGAGCCTGCCGAGGGACCTGCTGCTCTACACGAGACTCATGACGAGGAAGTTTCACACCCACTTCGCGGATCTGATCTGCGTAAAGGCGGGCCTGGTGGAGTCGCTGCTGAAGCTTATGAAGGGCCAGTGTTTCGAGGCGCCCTGCGCGTGCTTCCCCATGCGCCAGCTGAAAATCATGTTCTGCCGTTACAACATACACACCTTGCTCGAATTTAATAACGCTCGATTCGCGACAGGGCCCGATGCCGAGTTCTCGTTGCTCAGGGAGATTGTCGActttagtgatgatgatgatgatgatgaagatgatgacgaTGAGAAATGA